A part of Rhipicephalus microplus isolate Deutch F79 chromosome 8, USDA_Rmic, whole genome shotgun sequence genomic DNA contains:
- the LOC142768363 gene encoding uncharacterized protein LOC142768363, with protein MRQAGLDFEGKANSPESNRPQRQSAACTPCLDDSGFAREDDATSEYWDNFGIVEESLPGLSLETSVTTQPEEPIITGRRVVSLAHFVNAVRSLDDHSCPKLTGRFALVKERRVGLWSELTFTCSECQEIRKLTTDPVTEPTSLTDKANVGVNDAAVWAFMSIGSGHSQFEEAMAVMEIPAMSKGAFLRREESLGKCWKTVLFDQMIKARKEEKKLAEEAGAFCEDGITPYITVIVDGGWSHRSHGHRYSANSGVAVIIGERTKKLLYLGVRNKLCSTCEHYSRTGKGKKDHVRYKNWNQSSGAMESDVIVEGFQRSVEMHGVEYRIFIGNGDSSVLHQILTKVEYGRFVKKRECANHVVKCYTTRLYGIAKETKGSSAFLSGPRFKRLKNGARKAIKHYANILRDVQGTAQKQRAQKADLTCQLAGDLINGLKHVFGCHDTCKDYFCDGTKGDHIYDGMPKVLQMKIVTAANIIAEKADRLVTDDTSNLAEAVMALVAKLSGGKQINRCQKGSYEHRCY; from the exons ATGCGCCAGGCAGGTCTGGATTTCGAGGG GAAGGCGAATTCGCCGGAGAGCAACAGACCGCAACGCCAAAGCGCCGCCTGTACGCCATGCTTGGACGACAGTGGTTTTGCCAGAGAGGATGACGCAACGTCTGAATACTGGGACAATTTCGGCATCGTCGAGGAGTCGCTGCCGGGCCTGAGTCTGGAGACAAGCGTCACAACTCAGCCAGAGGAGCCGATCATCACCGGAAGACGAGTTGTGTCGCTGGCCCATTTCGTGAACGCTGTTCGTAGTCTCGACGACCACAGCTGTCCTAAGCTGACTGGACGTTTTGCACTCGTGAAAGAACGGAGAGTGGGGCTCTGGTCGGAGCTCACTTTTACCTGCAGTGAATGTCAGGAAATCAGAAAGTTGACGACTGACCCCGTCACAGAACCAACGTCCCTCACTGACAAAGCAAACGTAGGAGTCAATGATGCTGCTGTTTGGGCATTCATGAGTATCGGATCGGGCCACTCGCAGTTCGAGGAAGCAATGGCAGTCATGGAAATTCCTGCTATGAGCAAAGGGGCTTTTCTACGCCGGGAGGAGTCCCTGGGAAAG tgCTGGAAAACCGTCCTTTTTGACCAAATGATAAAAgccagaaaagaagaaaaaaaactcgcgGAAGAAGCTGGGGCTTTCTGTGAAGATGGCATAACCCCCTATATTACAGTGATTGTCGATGGTGGGTGGTCACACCGCAGTCATGGACACCGGTATTCCGCCAACTCTGGTGTCGCTGTGATTATAGGAGAACGCACGAAGAAGCTCCTCTACCTAGGAGTACGAAACAAGCTGTGCAGTACCTGTGAGCACTATTCTAGGACGGGAAAGGGCAAGAAAGACCATGTGCGCTACAAGAATTGGAACCAAAGCTCAGGGGCAATGGAGTCGGATGTTATCGTTGAAGGCTTCCAGAGAAGCGTGGAAATGCATGGTGTGGAATACCGGATATTCATAGGGAACGGGGATTCGTCCGTTTTACATCAGATACTCACGAAAGTGGAGTACGGGCGCTTTGTAAAAAAGAGGGAATGTGCAAACCATGTTGTGAAATGTTACACCACTCGGCTCTATGGCATAGCCAAAGAAACAAAGGGCAGTTCAGCTTTCCTAAGTGGCCCTAGATTTAAGCGGTTAAAGAATGGTGCACGGAAGGCCATAAAGCACTACGCAAACATTCTTAGAGATGTACAGGGTACTGCACAAAAGCAGCGTGCCCAGAAAGCCGACCTTACGTGCCAGCTTGCGGGTGACCTCATAAATGGCCTAAAACATGTTTTTGGTTGCCACGACACATGCAAAGACTACTTCTGTGATGGCACCAAAGGTGACCACATTTATGATGGTATGCCTAAGGTGCTACAAATGAAAATAGTTACCGCTGCCAATATAATTGCCGAAAAAGCTGACCGTCTTGTGACAGATGATACAAGTAATCTTGCCGAGGCAGTCATGGCACTGGTAGCCAAACTATCTGGTGGtaaacagatcaacagatgtcaaAAGGGCTCTTATGAACACCGCTGTTATTGA